In Carassius gibelio isolate Cgi1373 ecotype wild population from Czech Republic chromosome B17, carGib1.2-hapl.c, whole genome shotgun sequence, a single window of DNA contains:
- the LOC127976318 gene encoding fibronectin type III domain-containing protein 4 isoform X2 has translation MQRFIREVNTTSQACILWDLDENTDYIIKVQFVGLYGESLASKKIHFRTLKKSEHFQSTMMDQDDPAVKGLDMSRHLQTGEILIIMTVLLMWAAVIVLFCKQYDIIKDNDSNSHSKEKSKPLSGQSTPDYHHGGLLGSKFQRTSSSISMINLV, from the exons ATGCAGCGTTTCATTCGTGAGGTGAACACGACCAGTCAAGCTTGTATACTTTGGGATCTGGATGAAAACACAGATTACATCATCAAGGTCCAGTTTGTCGGACTCTATGGAGAGAGTCTGGCCAGCAAAAAGATTCACTTCAGGACTCTTAAAAAGTCTGAACATTTTCAGTCCACCATGATGGATCAAG ATGACCCTGCGGTTAAGGGTTTAGACATGTCCAGACACCTGCAGACTGGAGAGATACTGATCATCATGACTGTACTGCTGATGTGGGCAG CTGTGATCGTGCTCTTCTGTAAGCAATATGATATCATCAAAGACAACGACTCCAACAGCCACAGTAAAGAGAAGAGCAAGCCGCTGTCTGGCCAGAGCACTCCAGACTATCACCACGGAGGCCTGCTGGGCAGCAAG TTCCAGAGGACATCATCCTCCATCAGCATGATTAACCTCGTTTAA